Proteins found in one Miscanthus floridulus cultivar M001 unplaced genomic scaffold, ASM1932011v1 fs_815_3_4, whole genome shotgun sequence genomic segment:
- the LOC136533219 gene encoding rop guanine nucleotide exchange factor 7-like has protein sequence MARGSVGAGEDGEAEEERAASEALTADSADEEGRRGSSSSASSEAASTVSYTYAPPDEWQNKVAIKTCVSVVSADVAGAGGADDGKEEKPPRGGVDAADRQRASEMEMMEERFSKLLLGEDMSGSGKGVCTALAISNAITNLCATIFGQLWRLEPLLPEKKAMWRREMDWLLCVSDHIVMLVPTWQTFPDGTRLEIMTSRPRSDLYINLPALRKLDNMLLEILEGFRDAEFWYVDQGICVPDCDGSASYRRTFHRHDGKWWLPVPRVPQGGLCEATRRQVEHRRDCVNQILKAAMAINSNALAEMHVPDSYLDSLPKNGRATLGDVIYRYITSDHFSPDCLLDCLDLSSEYQALEIANRVEASIYVWRWRGGGGGAAKPASRAGAKSSWGIVKDMIMDTEKRDLLAERAEGLLISLKQRFPGLTQTSLDMSKIQYNKDVGKSILESYSRVLESMASNIIARIDDLLNVDELSKQSDSIPSAGSATDAKIACKSNNSSKQATVVPASGTPYATYTKPSFSPAQLSSPSKIGRALLVDRRSHHVKGAAGAKRTAASAADRAGVEVVVKGMVVGSAMLDVPTAVTTEM, from the exons ATGGCGAGAGGGAGCGTGGGCGCGGGCGAGGatggggaggcggaggaggagagggCGGCGAGCGAGGCGCTGACGGCGGACTCGGCCGACGAAGAGGGGCGCCGCGGGAGCAGCTCCAGCGCCAGCTCCGAGGCCGCCTCCACCGTCTCCTACACTTACGCCCCGCCCGACGAGTGGCAGAATAAGGTGGCCATCAAGACCTGCGTGTCGGTAGTGTCGGCCGACgtcgcgggcgcgggcggggcTGACGACGGCAAGGAGGAAAAGCCGccgcgcggcggcgtcgacgcgGCCGACAGGCAGAGAGCCTCAG AGATGGAGATGATGGAGGAGAGGTTCTCGAAGCTGCTGCTCGGCGAGGACATGTCCGGGAGCGGCAAGGGCGTCTGCACCGCGCTCGCCATCTCCAACGCCATCACCAACCTCTGCG CGACGATATTCGGCCAGCTCTGGAGGCTGGAGCCTCTGCTGCCGGAGAAGAAGGCCATGTGGAGGCGGGAGATGGACTGGCTGCTCTGCGTCAGCGACCATATCGTCATGCTCGTGCCCACGTGGCAGACGTTCCCGGATGGTACAAGGCTTGAG ATCATGACAAGCAGGCCACGGTCTGATCTGTACATCAACCTGCCGGCACTACGGAAGCTAGACAACATGCTCCTC GAGATCCTGGAAGGATTCAGAGATGCCGAATTCTGGTACGTGGACCAGGGCATCTGCGTGCCGGACTGCGACGGTTCCGCGTCCTACCGGAGAACGTTCCACCGCCACGACGGCAAGTGGTGGCTCCCTGTGCCCCGCGTGCCCCAGGGCGGCCTCTGCGAGGCCACCCGGAGGCAGGTCGAGCACCGGCGCGACTGCGTCAACCAGATCCTGAAGGCGGCCATGGCCATCAACAGCAACGCCTTGGCCGAGATGCACGTACCGGACTCCTACCTCGACTCGCTGCCAAAG AACGGGCGCGCGACGTTGGGCGACGTCATATACCGGTACATCACCTCGGACCACTTCTCCCCGGACTGCCTCCTCGACTGCCTCGACCTGTCGTCGGAGTACCAGGCGCTGGAGATCGCCAACCGCGTCGAGGCCTCCATCTACGTGTGGCGctggaggggcggcggcggcggcgccgcgaaGCCGGCGAGCCGCGCGGGCGCCAAGTCGTCCTGGGGCATCGTGAAGGACATGATCATGGACACGGAGAAGAGAGACCTGCTCGCCGAGCGCGCGGAGGGGTTGCTGATATCCCTGAAGCAGCGGTTCCCCGGGCTCACACAGACCAGCTTGGACATGAGCAAGATTCAGTACAACAAG GACGTGGGGAAATCGATCCTCGAGAGCTACTCGAGGGTCCTGGAGAGCATGGCCTCCAACATCATCGCACGGATCGACGACCTGCTCAACGTCGACGAGCTGAGCAAGCAGTCAGATAGCATTCCGTCTGCCGGCTCGGCCACGGACGCGAAGATCGCCTGCAAGAGCAACAACAGCAGCAAGCAGGCCACGGTGGTGCCCGCCTCGGGCACGCCGTACGCAACGTACACCAAGCCGAGCTTCTCGCCGGCGCAGCTGTCGAGCCCGTCCAAGATCGGGAGGGCCCTGCTGGTCGACCGCCGGTCGCACCACGTCAAGGGGGCCGCCGGAGCTAAGAGGACAGCGGCGTCCGCGGCTGACCGCGCTGGCGTGGAGGTCGTCGTCAAGGGGATGGTGGTCGGCAGCGCCATGCTCGATGTCCCGACGGCTGTCACAACAGAGATGTGA
- the LOC136533220 gene encoding uncharacterized protein, with protein MDAKKKSAPAAAGAAAPPPPANGYFSTVFSASPAGSANDAKQSDLYTMLNKQSSRGQNGSNITDGKSHGRPTYKDAKHAYPNESSESPYFGSSVHYGGREFYSSTLQKQPANEPRTNYKEDNPDGSATRGDWWQGSLYY; from the exons ATGGATGCGAAGAAGAAGTCGGCCCCCGCCGCTGCCGGagccgcggcgccgccgccgccggctaaCGGGTACTTCAGCACCGTCTTCTCCGCGTCGCCTGCG GGGAGCGCAAATGACGCAAAGCAGTCGGACTTGTACACGATGCTGAACAAGCAGAGCTCCAGAGGGCAGAATGGCAGTAACATTACAG ATGGCAAATCCCACGGCCGCCCTACTTACAAGGATGCAAAACATGCTTATCCAAATGAGTCATCAGAATCCCCTTACTTTGGCTCATCCGTGCATTACGGTGGTCGGGAGTTCTACAGCAGCACTTTACAGAAGCAACCAGCCAATGAACCCCGAACAAAT TACAAGGAGGACAACCCGGATGGCTCTGCTACTAGAGGTGATTGGTGGcaag GTTCACTTTATTACTGA